In Triticum aestivum cultivar Chinese Spring chromosome 5B, IWGSC CS RefSeq v2.1, whole genome shotgun sequence, the following proteins share a genomic window:
- the LOC123115131 gene encoding phosphatidylglycerophosphate phosphatase PTPMT1 yields the protein MKIRELDDGSEELEGWEAVEAEPRSAEADESWVKVEGAGRGRSGSGSGEADPSEREEVGVSRVDGGEAEPWEREEVGVSRVEGGEVEPWGWEWEWEEVGGSCVSGEQDGVWGVSGEPDGVRGAHEMPPALPSEQEEERCVGDEMVSDGRDEVGSLGVKRAFVEVFARALFYPTVMLNYGRSLIEPDFHWWDRIDKDIWIGAVPFPSHVPRLKKLGITGVVALTERFETLVSKFAYELHGMDHLEIPTTDYLYAPSKENIDKALDFIHKNATEGGSTLVHCKAGRARSATIVLCCIWYDDIKYKNMTPEAALARAKSVRTRVKLATAQWQVRNLTSFAIAAVKEFNSSLVDVGEDVSQDVDDDGINTLQGA from the exons ATGAAGATACGGGAGCTGGATGACGGTTCGGAGGAGCTCGAGGGGTGGGAGGCGGTCGAAGCGGAGCCGCGGTCGGCGGAGGCCGACGAGAGCTGGGTGAAGGTGGAGGGGGCGGGGCGTggccgcagcggcagcggcagcggcgaggcggaTCCCTCGGAGCGGGAGGAGGTAGGGGTCAGCCGcgtcgacggcggcgaggcggagccCTGGGAGCGGGAGGAGGTAGGGGTCAGCCGCGTCGAAGGCGGCGAGGTGGAGCCCTGGGGCTGGGAGTGGGAGTGGGAGGAGGTGGGGGGCAGCTGCGTCAGCGGCGAGCAGGACGGGGTGTGGGGCGTCAGCGGCGAGCCAGACGGGGTGAGGGGCGCCCATGAGATGCCCCCGGCGCTTCCCTCCGAGCAGGAGGAGGAGAGGTGCGTCGGCGACGAGATGGTCTCTGACGGGCGTGATGAGGTGGGCAGCTTAGGCGTCAAGCGTGCGTTCGTGGAGGTGTTCGCCAGGGCGCTCTTCTATCCGACGGTGATGCTCAACTACGGCCGCAGCTTGATCGAGCCCGACTTCCACTGGTGGGATCGCATCGACAAG GATATTTGGATAGGAGCAGTTCCCTTTCCCAGTCACGTGCCACGGTTGAAGAAACTAGGAATAACTGGGGTTGTCGCATTGACCGAGCGGTTCGAAACTCTggtttcaaaatttgcatatgag CTTCATGGAATGGATCACCTCGAGATTCCCACTACAGATTACCTCTATGCTCCCTCAAAAGAAAATATCGACAAAGCATTGGATTTTATCCACA aaaatgcAACAGAAGGTGGTAGCACTTTGGTCCACTGCAAGGCAGGAAGGGCACGAAGCGCTACCATAGTTCTATGCTGTATTTGGTATGACGAT ATTAAGTACAAGAACATGACTCCCGAAGCAGCTTTGGCTCGTGCGAAGTCCGTAAGAACTCGAGTGAAATTGGCAACAGCTCAATGGCAGGTACGTAACCTGACTTCTTTTGCAATTGCA